A genomic window from Tolypothrix sp. PCC 7910 includes:
- a CDS encoding aromatic ring-hydroxylating dioxygenase subunit alpha — MHSTSPSSIFNNPKLFVEGWYWALPSKKLKIGKVKAVTLLGRNLAIYRGAGGKVIAVDAYCPHMGAHLAEGKVEGEGIRCFFHNWKYDERGICVEVPSLGKALPVCIKTWSTAEKYGMIWVWLGEDKPSKLPFVPELENVECDYILGTRFVKNSHPNVLLINAIDAHHFNTVHNLPLEIVFDSQNLNPNAITFSNITRGGDDSWLIRLIRPLYRNQVTYSMCYWYGSTGTVTLGPDFLHFYIIFALRMLEDGKTEGQTILVTPKRNGFLGWSVNRVLLWLTQQVGNYFAKGDTQVFQTIKFDLKTPTKADQSILQFIQHVNQQKALNWGTWETVDSPTSPVSLCEHEKH, encoded by the coding sequence ATGCATTCTACTAGCCCAAGCTCTATTTTTAATAATCCGAAACTATTTGTTGAGGGATGGTATTGGGCATTACCATCAAAAAAGTTAAAGATTGGCAAAGTAAAAGCTGTAACCCTACTGGGTAGAAATCTAGCAATTTATCGCGGAGCCGGTGGAAAAGTAATAGCAGTGGATGCTTATTGCCCGCACATGGGCGCACATTTAGCAGAAGGTAAAGTAGAAGGTGAAGGAATTCGCTGTTTTTTTCATAATTGGAAATATGATGAGCGCGGAATTTGTGTAGAGGTTCCTTCTTTAGGAAAAGCCTTACCTGTGTGTATCAAAACTTGGTCAACAGCAGAAAAATATGGCATGATTTGGGTTTGGTTAGGAGAGGATAAGCCAAGTAAATTACCTTTTGTACCGGAACTAGAAAATGTAGAATGTGACTATATATTAGGAACCCGGTTTGTTAAAAATTCTCATCCCAATGTGTTATTAATTAATGCAATTGATGCTCACCATTTCAATACAGTACATAATCTGCCTTTAGAAATTGTCTTTGATTCCCAAAACCTCAACCCTAATGCTATTACCTTCAGCAACATTACAAGGGGAGGCGATGATTCCTGGTTAATCCGCCTGATTCGTCCCTTGTATCGCAATCAAGTTACTTATAGTATGTGCTATTGGTATGGCAGCACTGGGACTGTAACACTAGGGCCAGATTTTCTACACTTCTATATTATCTTTGCGTTGCGAATGTTAGAGGATGGCAAAACTGAAGGGCAAACAATCTTAGTAACTCCTAAACGCAATGGGTTTTTAGGATGGAGTGTAAATCGTGTATTACTGTGGCTAACACAGCAGGTTGGTAATTACTTTGCTAAAGGTGATACCCAAGTATTTCAAACTATTAAATTTGATTTAAAAACACCTACTAAAGCAGATCAGTCAATTCTGCAATTTATTCAGCACGTCAATCAGCAAAAAGCTTTAAATTGGGGAACTTGGGAAACTGTTGATTCTCCTACTTCACCTGTATCTTTATGTGAACATGAAAAACATTGA
- a CDS encoding SulP family inorganic anion transporter — MKVKTEEIVIAKTVEAPQFFGVSRLFSNLQGDFAGGLTAAVVALPLALAFAVASGVEPKAGLYTAIVAGIVAAIFGGSPVQITGPTGAMAVILVGIVAKYGLEKVWIAGVMAGIIQIALGIAKLGQLVKFIPYPVTAGFTNGIAVIIFCGQLNNFFGLQLPRQEHFLPGLWQSLTHVEALNWAAVLLATLVIATNLLWPKINTTIPGSLMGLVLATAIASYLHLDVPTIGAIPQALPMLQGIPHWNDFGLIRELINPALALAALGSIESLLSAVVADGMTVSEKHNSDRELIGQGLANIIIPFFGGIPATGAIARTAVNVRSGGKTRLSGVIHGVALALIVLTLAPLAAQIPLAALAGILMVVSLRMIEWEAIGLLLRATYSDFAVMILTWLVTILFDLVLAVEVGLIAAGALFIKRMSDLSLAKIPETEVFPPGIPLELSKEIAVYRVDGPVFFGAAERFVTFLREQPEVKYLILRLRFVPNMDTTGLVALEDIYHDLARHNCRLILTGLQPQVQQLLERSGLLQTIGLSNCFETTTDAIYSISPQHSQPVAANLKSPELLELND; from the coding sequence ATGAAAGTTAAAACTGAAGAGATAGTAATAGCTAAGACTGTAGAAGCACCACAATTTTTCGGTGTTAGTCGCTTGTTTAGTAACCTGCAGGGTGATTTTGCAGGAGGACTGACGGCTGCTGTGGTAGCCTTACCTTTAGCGTTAGCCTTTGCGGTGGCTAGTGGTGTGGAACCAAAGGCGGGACTGTACACTGCTATTGTGGCAGGAATTGTCGCAGCAATTTTTGGCGGTTCACCAGTACAAATTACAGGCCCTACAGGTGCAATGGCTGTAATTTTGGTGGGAATTGTCGCCAAGTACGGACTAGAAAAAGTTTGGATTGCTGGGGTAATGGCTGGAATCATCCAGATTGCTTTAGGAATTGCCAAACTGGGACAATTAGTTAAATTTATTCCCTATCCAGTAACGGCTGGTTTTACTAATGGGATTGCCGTTATTATTTTTTGTGGTCAATTAAATAATTTCTTTGGCTTGCAACTACCACGCCAAGAACATTTTTTGCCAGGACTTTGGCAAAGTTTAACTCATGTAGAAGCGTTAAATTGGGCAGCAGTTTTATTAGCAACGCTGGTAATTGCAACGAATCTTCTATGGCCCAAAATTAATACTACAATACCCGGTTCTTTGATGGGGTTGGTATTGGCAACTGCGATCGCATCTTATTTGCATCTCGATGTTCCCACTATTGGAGCCATCCCGCAAGCTTTACCAATGCTGCAAGGTATTCCCCACTGGAATGATTTTGGCTTAATTCGGGAACTAATTAATCCTGCTTTGGCTTTAGCAGCATTGGGAAGTATTGAATCCTTGCTGTCAGCAGTGGTGGCTGATGGTATGACGGTGAGCGAAAAACACAACAGCGATCGCGAATTAATTGGTCAAGGTTTAGCCAATATCATTATTCCATTTTTCGGTGGCATTCCCGCCACAGGTGCGATCGCCCGAACTGCGGTTAACGTCCGTTCTGGTGGGAAAACCCGCTTGTCTGGGGTAATTCACGGCGTTGCTTTAGCGCTGATTGTGTTGACTTTAGCACCCCTCGCAGCGCAGATTCCCTTAGCGGCGTTGGCGGGGATTTTGATGGTAGTTAGTCTGCGAATGATTGAGTGGGAAGCCATTGGCTTACTGCTACGCGCTACCTACTCTGACTTTGCGGTGATGATTCTCACCTGGCTAGTCACAATATTATTTGATTTGGTTCTGGCTGTGGAAGTGGGATTGATTGCAGCTGGCGCATTATTTATCAAGCGCATGAGCGATTTAAGCTTGGCGAAAATCCCAGAAACAGAAGTATTTCCCCCTGGTATTCCTTTAGAATTAAGCAAAGAAATTGCAGTTTATCGTGTAGATGGCCCCGTATTTTTTGGTGCTGCGGAAAGGTTTGTTACCTTCCTGAGAGAGCAACCAGAAGTGAAGTATTTAATTCTGCGGTTGCGGTTTGTGCCGAATATGGACACTACTGGTTTAGTAGCTTTAGAAGATATTTATCATGATTTAGCAAGGCACAATTGTCGTTTAATTCTCACAGGTTTACAGCCACAGGTTCAACAACTATTAGAACGTTCAGGATTGTTACAAACAATTGGATTATCTAATTGCTTTGAAACAACTACAGATGCTATTTACTCTATTAGTCCTCAACATTCTCAACCTGTAGCGGCTAATTTAAAATCTCCAGAGTTGCTAGAGTTAAATGATTAA
- a CDS encoding aromatic ring-hydroxylating dioxygenase subunit alpha: protein MQIFNNWNIVAKGWYIACTSRELPRKQAKSVEICGQRITIFRGEDGRVRALDAYCSHLGTDLGIGKVDGNWIRCAFHHWAFDETGICQNIPCQSEIPTQAKVQAYATEEKYGFIWVYPDAVAPESVADFDELKGKEIVAQPDTAFERSCHHHICMMNGIDAQHLKTIHHLDIKMDLSLHRSELGTQIDFTMRGQFPQTTWRERLGNKFLGSSYEYSMRYANGCIGLLTMMKNVRLFPPLHMIYAYTPIAPGRTRIQPIYVTAKRQGFVGYLLSRFLLFCTRLAYYMLRDEDGKIYDNIRFNPKLLLSIDQPLAQYMDYVNQLEPSRWSKSGVNSKVKIQN from the coding sequence ATGCAAATATTTAATAATTGGAATATAGTTGCTAAGGGTTGGTATATTGCTTGTACGAGTAGAGAATTACCTCGAAAACAAGCCAAATCTGTAGAAATTTGTGGTCAAAGAATTACCATATTTCGTGGTGAAGATGGACGAGTGCGCGCTTTGGATGCTTACTGTTCACATTTGGGAACAGATTTAGGAATTGGAAAGGTTGATGGTAATTGGATTCGTTGCGCGTTTCATCATTGGGCGTTTGATGAAACAGGAATTTGTCAAAATATTCCTTGCCAATCAGAGATTCCTACTCAAGCAAAAGTACAAGCTTATGCAACAGAAGAAAAATATGGTTTTATCTGGGTTTATCCTGATGCTGTAGCGCCAGAAAGTGTGGCTGATTTTGATGAATTAAAGGGTAAAGAAATTGTTGCACAACCTGATACGGCATTTGAGAGAAGCTGTCATCATCATATTTGTATGATGAATGGGATTGATGCTCAACATTTAAAAACAATTCATCATTTAGATATCAAAATGGATTTGTCGCTACATCGTAGCGAATTAGGCACACAAATTGACTTTACAATGCGAGGGCAATTTCCTCAAACAACCTGGCGAGAACGGTTAGGAAACAAATTTCTAGGTTCTAGTTATGAATATTCAATGCGCTATGCTAATGGGTGCATTGGTTTGTTAACAATGATGAAAAATGTCCGGCTATTTCCGCCGTTGCACATGATATATGCTTACACTCCCATAGCACCTGGTAGAACGCGTATTCAACCAATTTATGTAACTGCAAAACGTCAAGGATTTGTGGGATATTTGCTGAGTAGATTTTTGCTATTTTGTACTCGCCTAGCTTACTATATGCTCAGAGATGAAGACGGCAAGATTTACGATAATATTCGCTTTAATCCTAAATTGCTGTTAAGTATCGATCAGCCTTTAGCTCAATATATGGATTATGTTAACCAACTAGAACCTTCTCGTTGGTCAAAATCTGGGGTAAATTCAAAAGTTAAGATTCAAAATTAA
- a CDS encoding Mpo1-like protein: protein MHQANYVRQNIRNKINNQILEHPFTDYWDIFVLKHQHPINIALHILGICFFYGLLFSAWKLQNLWLLLGLPLTQLIGLTGHFLFERSHIDLQDAVFSWRASYCLGKMLFRVLMGKYQDDIHQRQEILNNYQSSKDEVKI, encoded by the coding sequence ATGCATCAAGCTAATTATGTTCGACAAAATATAAGAAATAAAATCAATAATCAAATTCTGGAGCATCCTTTTACAGATTACTGGGATATTTTTGTTCTTAAACATCAGCATCCAATTAATATCGCTCTCCATATCTTAGGGATATGCTTTTTTTACGGCTTGCTTTTTTCTGCTTGGAAGCTACAAAACTTATGGTTACTCTTGGGCTTACCATTAACTCAGCTAATTGGATTAACTGGACATTTCTTATTTGAGCGTAGCCATATAGATTTACAAGATGCTGTGTTTTCTTGGCGCGCTTCTTACTGTTTAGGTAAAATGCTATTTAGGGTACTCATGGGTAAATATCAAGATGATATTCACCAAAGGCAAGAAATATTGAATAATTATCAATCATCTAAAGATGAAGTAAAAATTTAA
- a CDS encoding type II toxin-antitoxin system RelE/ParE family toxin, which produces MDDLKDFPEDVQQVMGYALYRAQCGEKHPDAKPLKGFKGSGVLEVVEDFDGDTYRAVYTVRFEKTVYVLHAFQKKSKHGIATPKKDVELIKARLKRAKEHYEEQYKQLLKEENHE; this is translated from the coding sequence ATGGATGACTTGAAAGACTTCCCTGAAGATGTTCAGCAAGTCATGGGGTACGCTTTGTATCGAGCGCAATGTGGCGAGAAGCACCCAGACGCAAAACCGCTTAAAGGTTTTAAAGGTTCTGGCGTTTTGGAAGTTGTTGAAGACTTCGACGGAGACACTTACCGAGCAGTTTACACAGTTAGATTTGAGAAAACTGTTTACGTATTGCACGCCTTTCAAAAGAAGTCTAAGCATGGAATAGCTACTCCTAAAAAAGATGTAGAGCTAATCAAAGCGCGACTTAAACGCGCCAAAGAACACTATGAAGAACAGTACAAACAACTTCTAAAGGAGGAAAACCATGAGTGA
- a CDS encoding helix-turn-helix domain-containing protein, with translation MSENINVQASSGNIFDDLGLANSQELLIKAELIRQISELITARKLTQIEAAKCLGIDQPKISALLRGKLSGFSIERLFRFLNALGSEVEIRVITKPQSDSHAQTRVVNI, from the coding sequence ATGAGTGAAAATATCAATGTACAAGCGAGTAGTGGCAATATTTTTGATGATTTAGGGTTAGCAAATTCTCAAGAATTATTAATTAAAGCAGAACTCATTCGGCAAATTAGTGAGTTAATAACTGCAAGAAAACTCACCCAGATTGAAGCCGCAAAATGTCTAGGAATCGATCAACCTAAAATATCTGCCTTGTTGCGTGGTAAACTATCTGGATTTTCAATAGAGCGCCTATTTCGGTTCTTAAATGCACTTGGTAGTGAAGTAGAAATTCGGGTGATTACTAAACCTCAATCTGACTCTCATGCTCAAACAAGAGTGGTTAATATTTAA
- a CDS encoding addiction module protein: protein MSSHPLLKVEISELSVAERIQLAEDLWDSILEQQEQLTLSEAQQQELDRRLESYQKNPANGSSWEEVKKRLGFSR from the coding sequence ATGAGTTCCCATCCTCTGTTGAAAGTTGAAATTTCTGAACTCAGCGTTGCAGAACGTATCCAACTTGCTGAAGATTTATGGGATAGCATTTTAGAACAGCAAGAGCAGCTTACATTAAGTGAAGCGCAACAACAGGAACTAGATCGACGCTTAGAAAGTTACCAGAAAAACCCTGCAAATGGTTCAAGTTGGGAAGAGGTTAAAAAACGGTTAGGCTTTTCCCGATGA
- a CDS encoding type II toxin-antitoxin system RelE/ParE family toxin, whose product MNYNLIIQPEAEYDIQDAFEWYESQNPGLGSEFVRAVDACLSGIGRKPLAYQVIYKQVRRALIRRFPYIILYVFEQDTVFVLACFHAKRDPKQWLDRI is encoded by the coding sequence ATGAACTATAACCTGATTATCCAACCAGAAGCAGAATACGATATTCAGGATGCTTTTGAGTGGTATGAATCCCAAAATCCAGGTTTGGGTTCTGAGTTTGTCCGTGCAGTCGATGCTTGTCTGTCGGGAATTGGACGAAAACCCCTTGCTTATCAAGTCATCTACAAACAGGTAAGAAGAGCATTAATCCGTCGATTCCCATACATAATTCTCTACGTTTTTGAGCAAGATACGGTTTTTGTACTTGCTTGCTTTCATGCAAAACGCGATCCAAAACAGTGGTTGGATAGAATATAA
- a CDS encoding amidohydrolase family protein, translating into MLSIHTEVIIGARYQGTRKIIFASHYMLDLLIQNGLIFDGLGSAPIRGDVGIQNGRIVGIAPNLSTPASEVIDAAGLWVTPGFIDIHTHYDLELEIAPGLSESVRHGVTSVVIGNCSLSVAVGEAQMLADIFQRVETLSHRLICKWLKKSISWQTPAEYLQHLQQLPLGPNVAPLLGHSALRAHVMGLERSLTVQPSKFELKLMQRIAADALDAGFVGISIDMFPWHRMSGEWQGYTIPSQHAKFQEYAMLAKLCKQRDRVFQVTPNLQKLASFVEILRMGSGFGKRLRLTVLSALDAVHNRQLWRIFSPLLFIWNRLLNGNVRFQTLTEPFTIYSDGPVTPLFEEFTTGAQLNGCKSRQEREKLWQSESFCRQFRQEWLSKWRNSFHRRLDLMEVVRCPDASWQGLSFAEIARQKQQQPVDLLIQALQEYDTDLRWVATGANDRLKPRLAMMQHPHIFPGFTDAGAHVRNLGYYDGALSLLKQAVITNFLSPEAAIYRVTGEPATWFRLDTGVLKVGAKADMVLLNPNALNQPISPQVEILDPVLDGEPRMVKRGSDEIVQGVYINGVRVVSEGKVSDRLGRERLGNVLSPC; encoded by the coding sequence TTGCTCAGTATCCACACTGAGGTGATTATTGGTGCAAGATATCAAGGAACAAGGAAGATAATTTTTGCCAGTCACTATATGTTGGACTTGCTGATTCAAAATGGGTTAATTTTCGATGGTTTAGGATCTGCGCCTATTCGTGGGGATGTTGGGATTCAAAATGGTCGGATTGTAGGTATTGCTCCTAACTTATCTACCCCAGCAAGTGAAGTGATTGACGCTGCTGGGTTGTGGGTTACGCCAGGATTTATCGATATCCACACCCACTATGATTTAGAGTTAGAAATTGCACCAGGATTGAGCGAATCGGTGCGTCATGGTGTGACCAGCGTTGTAATTGGCAATTGCAGTTTATCTGTTGCTGTTGGTGAAGCTCAAATGCTGGCAGATATTTTTCAGCGAGTCGAAACCCTATCTCATCGATTAATTTGCAAATGGCTGAAGAAATCAATATCTTGGCAAACACCAGCAGAATATTTACAACATTTACAACAGTTACCACTAGGGCCAAATGTTGCGCCTTTATTAGGACATAGTGCTTTACGCGCTCATGTGATGGGGTTGGAACGCAGTTTAACCGTTCAGCCGAGCAAATTTGAGCTAAAACTGATGCAACGCATAGCCGCAGATGCTTTAGACGCGGGATTTGTCGGGATTTCTATTGATATGTTTCCTTGGCATCGGATGAGTGGCGAATGGCAAGGTTACACAATTCCCTCGCAACACGCGAAATTTCAAGAATATGCGATGCTGGCTAAACTTTGTAAGCAACGCGATCGCGTTTTTCAAGTCACTCCCAATTTACAAAAGCTGGCTTCTTTTGTAGAGATTCTGCGTATGGGTTCGGGATTTGGCAAGCGGCTGCGGCTAACTGTCCTTTCTGCTTTAGATGCTGTACATAATCGCCAACTCTGGCGCATATTTTCCCCTCTTCTATTTATTTGGAATCGGCTTCTTAATGGCAATGTGCGCTTTCAAACCCTAACAGAACCATTCACAATTTATTCTGATGGCCCTGTTACTCCCTTATTTGAAGAATTTACGACAGGCGCACAACTAAATGGTTGTAAGTCACGCCAAGAACGGGAAAAATTATGGCAATCTGAAAGTTTTTGTCGTCAATTTCGTCAAGAATGGCTGAGTAAATGGCGAAATTCTTTTCATCGTCGATTAGATTTGATGGAAGTCGTTCGCTGTCCCGACGCAAGTTGGCAAGGGTTGAGTTTTGCAGAAATTGCTCGTCAAAAGCAACAGCAACCTGTAGATTTGTTGATCCAGGCATTGCAAGAATACGATACAGATTTGCGCTGGGTAGCAACAGGAGCCAATGATCGCTTAAAACCGCGTTTGGCGATGATGCAGCATCCCCATATCTTCCCCGGATTTACTGATGCTGGCGCTCATGTGCGTAACTTGGGATACTATGATGGGGCTTTGTCTTTGCTCAAACAAGCAGTGATAACAAATTTTCTTTCACCGGAAGCTGCAATTTATCGCGTTACAGGAGAACCAGCAACTTGGTTTCGCCTGGATACAGGGGTGCTGAAAGTAGGTGCGAAAGCAGATATGGTTTTACTCAACCCCAATGCGCTCAATCAGCCAATTAGTCCCCAAGTGGAAATATTAGATCCTGTGTTGGATGGTGAACCTCGGATGGTAAAGCGCGGTTCAGATGAGATTGTGCAAGGTGTATATATTAATGGAGTTCGGGTTGTTTCTGAAGGAAAAGTGAGCGATCGCTTGGGGCGTGAAAGATTGGGAAATGTTTTGTCTCCGTGCTAA
- the cysH gene encoding phosphoadenosine phosphosulfate reductase, whose product MTVSTVSRNQTKEFDLEQLNQQFETATPKDILAWSVENIPTGLVQTSAFNVDDMIITHILYSELKHPAPVIFLDTLFHFPQTLELVAKSKDIYNLDLKTYKNPDVDSREAFNAKYGDALWDKDITQFHHITKIEPLQRGLDELNTVAWITGRRRDQAVTRANMPIFELDGQGRLKVNPLATWTRKESWVYVAEHGVIYNPLHDQGYPSIGDEPITTKVGDGEDERAGRWRGTGKTECGIHI is encoded by the coding sequence ATGACAGTTTCCACGGTATCGAGAAACCAAACCAAAGAGTTTGATTTAGAACAGTTAAATCAACAATTTGAAACTGCCACCCCAAAAGACATACTGGCATGGTCTGTAGAAAATATCCCCACGGGACTGGTGCAAACTAGTGCCTTTAACGTGGATGACATGATAATTACTCATATTCTTTATAGTGAACTGAAGCATCCAGCCCCCGTTATATTTCTCGATACCCTATTCCACTTCCCCCAAACCTTAGAATTAGTTGCGAAAAGCAAAGACATCTACAACCTAGATCTGAAAACTTATAAGAATCCAGATGTAGATAGCCGTGAAGCTTTTAACGCTAAATACGGCGATGCACTCTGGGACAAAGATATTACCCAATTTCACCACATTACCAAAATTGAACCTTTGCAAAGAGGTTTAGACGAACTCAACACAGTTGCTTGGATTACTGGTCGTCGTCGTGACCAGGCTGTTACCCGTGCTAATATGCCTATCTTTGAATTAGATGGTCAAGGACGCTTAAAAGTTAATCCTCTAGCTACCTGGACACGCAAAGAAAGCTGGGTTTATGTAGCTGAACATGGCGTAATTTACAACCCCCTACATGACCAAGGCTATCCCAGCATTGGTGATGAACCAATTACCACAAAAGTAGGCGATGGTGAAGACGAACGTGCTGGACGTTGGCGTGGAACTGGCAAAACTGAATGTGGAATTCACATTTAA
- the psb34 gene encoding photosystem II assembly protein Psb34, giving the protein MPYTTEEGGLLNNFAREPKVYAAEPPNAGQKRTYLFVGIAAVLLVGGLIFVAFSVS; this is encoded by the coding sequence ATGCCCTATACAACTGAAGAAGGCGGCCTTCTCAATAATTTTGCTCGTGAACCAAAGGTTTATGCAGCAGAACCTCCCAATGCAGGGCAAAAGCGAACCTACCTTTTTGTAGGCATCGCTGCTGTTTTATTGGTTGGTGGCTTGATTTTTGTCGCCTTCTCTGTTTCGTAG
- a CDS encoding ammonium transporter, with the protein MPKTENQKARRKKSLLFKYACLPLLALSLVFWISSATAATPFTDTPAVAENTQWVLLTGCLVFFMNAGFAMVESGFCRSANAITVLAKNLIVFAIATVAYWVLGFGFMFGDGNDFIGLSGFLLPPDLSPLTGKDYQGVFSSLKWAAIPLAAKFFFQLTFAGTAATIVSGAVAERIKFSAFITFSFLLVLSYSITGHWIWGGGFLYKLGFRDFAGSTVVHSVGGWGALMGILLLQPRLGKYRRFSPDDKRTWRDTTFYGKKIISMPAHNLSSATLGCFILWLGWFGFNTGSTLTANSQAIAHVLLVTLIGGAMGAIGATFWAWQFYEKPSLSFMVNGILAGCVSITASCAFVNIPSAAFIGFCGGVLVVYAAIFLNKSQIDDPVGAVPVHLVCGTWGTVAVGLFSQDPSSYSWSKQFFGLEKGGLFFGGGTNLLFTQLFGILLVGIFTVVLSAIAWIAIGYLIYKVSDTSGSDFNVSKSLRVLPQEEVVGLDSLFAEGNNIKRLKREYIQAQRQRRSWEQKYNIRD; encoded by the coding sequence ATGCCTAAGACTGAAAACCAGAAAGCAAGGCGAAAAAAAAGTCTGCTTTTTAAATATGCTTGTTTACCTTTACTAGCCTTGAGCCTGGTGTTCTGGATATCTAGTGCTACTGCAGCTACTCCTTTCACAGATACTCCAGCAGTTGCCGAAAATACTCAGTGGGTACTATTAACAGGTTGCTTAGTGTTCTTCATGAACGCTGGCTTTGCTATGGTAGAGTCTGGCTTTTGCCGCAGCGCTAATGCAATCACTGTGTTAGCTAAAAACCTGATTGTGTTTGCCATTGCAACCGTAGCCTATTGGGTTTTAGGTTTTGGGTTCATGTTTGGTGACGGGAATGATTTCATTGGTCTGAGTGGTTTTTTATTACCGCCAGACTTGAGTCCCCTCACAGGCAAAGATTACCAAGGAGTTTTCAGTTCTTTAAAATGGGCAGCTATTCCACTCGCTGCTAAATTTTTCTTTCAATTAACCTTTGCTGGTACCGCTGCAACAATCGTTTCTGGCGCTGTTGCTGAAAGGATAAAGTTTTCGGCATTTATAACTTTTAGTTTTTTATTGGTGTTGAGTTATTCCATCACCGGTCACTGGATATGGGGAGGAGGTTTTCTCTACAAGCTGGGTTTTAGGGATTTTGCTGGTTCCACCGTAGTTCACTCAGTTGGTGGTTGGGGTGCTTTGATGGGAATTTTACTATTACAGCCACGTTTGGGAAAATATAGAAGATTTAGCCCAGATGACAAACGCACTTGGCGAGACACAACTTTTTACGGCAAAAAAATCATTTCCATGCCAGCACATAACCTCAGCAGTGCTACTCTTGGTTGTTTTATTCTGTGGTTGGGTTGGTTTGGTTTTAACACAGGCTCGACACTGACAGCCAATTCTCAAGCGATCGCTCATGTTCTATTGGTAACTCTCATCGGCGGCGCAATGGGTGCCATCGGTGCCACTTTTTGGGCTTGGCAGTTTTATGAGAAACCTAGTCTCTCATTCATGGTGAATGGCATCTTAGCTGGTTGCGTCAGTATCACAGCTTCTTGTGCGTTTGTGAATATTCCCAGTGCCGCTTTTATTGGTTTTTGTGGTGGTGTACTGGTTGTATATGCGGCTATTTTCTTAAATAAATCTCAGATTGACGATCCAGTTGGTGCTGTTCCGGTTCACCTTGTTTGTGGAACCTGGGGAACCGTAGCAGTTGGGCTGTTTAGCCAAGATCCGAGCAGTTACAGTTGGTCTAAACAGTTTTTTGGTCTTGAGAAAGGTGGTTTATTCTTTGGTGGTGGGACAAATCTCTTATTTACTCAATTATTTGGGATTTTACTAGTGGGTATCTTCACCGTTGTATTAAGTGCGATCGCCTGGATTGCGATCGGTTATTTGATATATAAGGTTTCCGATACCTCTGGCTCTGATTTTAATGTTTCCAAATCTTTAAGAGTTTTGCCTCAAGAAGAAGTTGTAGGTCTCGATAGTTTGTTTGCTGAAGGTAATAATATCAAACGCTTAAAACGAGAATACATCCAGGCTCAGAGGCAAAGACGCTCCTGGGAGCAAAAATATAATATTCGTGACTAA